Genomic window (Streptomyces sp. NBC_00078):
AACGCACCAGGGACAGCGAACTGTTCATCAACCCGCTGATGGCCCTGTACTTCTGCGTGGACGCACCCGCGCTCGCCCGCCGCAACCTCTACCTCGACCGGCTGGAGAACACCGTGCTGATGCGGCAGATCAGCACCGCCATCGAGGAGTTCCGGGCCGGACTGCCCCGACAGCGACCGCCGCGCGCCTATCCCCACTGAGCACGGCCCGGCGAGGCCGGCCACATTTCGGTGAAATCGGCTCCTGAAATCCGCCCTGTTGTATACGCTCCAGATCCTTCACCGAATGTCCACACAGGGGGGGCTATCTCCATGCGTATACGTCTTGTCGCCGCCACCGCCGCCGCAGGCACTCTCGCCGTCCTGGCCGCCGTCCCGGCCCATGCCACCGAATATTCGTCGTCACTGAAGCTCAAGGGCGTCCAGTACGACGCGCCCGGCAGAGACTCCAACAGCTGCACCACCGGGAACACGAAGAACGAGTACCTGACGATCAAGAACTACTCGTCGGGAACCACCGTGAACCTCAAGGGCTACGTGGTGAAGGACAAGACCGGCAACAAGTTCACGTTCACCAAGAACCACTACCTCCAGCCCGGTGACTACGTGAAGCTCCGTGGCGGCCGCGGCACCGACTCCGACAGCAACAACGTCGTCTACCGCAACAACTGCAACT
Coding sequences:
- a CDS encoding lamin tail domain-containing protein; translated protein: MRIRLVAATAAAGTLAVLAAVPAHATEYSSSLKLKGVQYDAPGRDSNSCTTGNTKNEYLTIKNYSSGTTVNLKGYVVKDKTGNKFTFTKNHYLQPGDYVKLRGGRGTDSDSNNVVYRNNCNFIWNNDKDTIYLYKPSGAGADSHAYTKSNNDRDGNGYISFHG